The following DNA comes from Anaerostipes rhamnosivorans.
TTTATGAAGAATTGAAAAAACTAAAGCCCTGGGAGATCGAATCCTTGATGAAGGTAAATGAAAAGATCGCCCTGCAGGCTTTTTTAGATATACAGGATTTTAAAACTGGGGACGGCAGCGCAGCTCTGATGACCTACGACGGCCTGGTATTCCAGAATGTGGGGGCAGGAGATTTTACCGGATGGGATATGAAATATGCACAGAAGCATGTAAGGGTCTTAAGCGGGATGTACGGAGTGCTGAGGCCAACGGATGCCATCCATCCGTACCGTCTGGAAATGGGATGTAAGGTAAAGGTAGAAGGGAAAAATCTGTACCAGTTCTGGGGAGATGAGATCTACAAGGAGCTTTACAGGAAACAGGATGTGATTCTCAATCTGGCTTCAGAAGAGTACGCAAAAACTGTGAGAAAGCATTTGGAAGGACCTGATCATTTTGTAGATGTAGAATTCCTCACCATGAGAGGCGGAAAACTTCGGACCATCGTGGCGTGGGCCAAGATGGCCAGAGGACAGATGGTCCGCCATATTGTAAAGAACAGGATTGACCGGCCGGAAGATATCAAAGATTTTGACTGGGATGGATATGAATATGAACCGTCCCTGTCTTCGGAATCTAAGTATGTATTTATCCGGCGGGATTTAAAGTGTTAATTGACGATCAGGAATCCAAGGTTTAACAGAGCCGCAAACATACACCAGACGAGATACGGGATCAGAAGAAAAGCAGCTTTTTTGCTGTATTTCCGGTATACATAAAACATCAGTGCGTTAAGCAGGTTCAAGGCCAGGATCCACACAAAGGAGAAAAAGACCAGCCCGTATTCAAAGAAAATGATCGGCCAGAAAAACAGAAAGAAGGATACGGCAAGGAACAGCTTGAGCCCCTGCTTTTTTTCCTGCTCCGTTATGTCTGACACCAGCAGGGTATAAAGGCTTAATCCCAGCAGAATATCGAGAATGAGCCATACGACAGAAAAGATCCATGGGGCCGGGACGAAGGGAGGTTTATTCAGCTGACGGAAGACCTCATCCATCCGGGGTGTCAAAAGTCTTGATAGCAGGCTTACCAGAATCGGGAATACAATGCAGAGTTTTAACAGCTGCTTTTTTGTTAATTGTTTCATAACACACACCTGGGGCTTTTTACATAGTCTATGCAGCAAGGGTTGTATATCTTGACAAAAAAAGTTATTATAGTGGGAAAAGGAGAGATGCAAGATGGAATTAAAGTGTCCGAAGATATATAAAGACGGAAAATATTTGGCTTACGGCGGCGACCAGGAATGGTTTCCAGGCACTTTCCAGCGCCGGGCAGGATGCGGCAGCGTCACCGGCACCAATATAGCCGTCTGTGAGGGACTATTCTCCGGGAAGATCAAGGATCCCGAATCTATATCCTACGAATCATATCTTGAACTTATGGAAGGCATGTACAGTTATATGACACCCGGCTTTATGGGGTATCCTCTGATCGGAAAGTTCAAAAAGGATTTTCTGAGCTTTGCTTCCCACAAGGGCAGGGAGCTTTGCGCCAAAAGCATGTTTTTACCCAGAGACAGACAGGACTGCCTTAAGTTTATCAAAGACGGGCTCTATCACGGCCATCCCGTCGCACTGTTGATCTGGAGGCACTCCAGAAGGGAATTCAGGGAAGATAACTGGCACTGGGTGACAATCACAGGGTACGATGAGGAACAGGAAACATTGATCTGGTCCAACTGTGGGGAGAGAGAAGAGATCCCTGTAAAGGTTCTGCTGGATGACTCAGCCAGATACTATATTGGCCTGGTCCGGTTTGAAGAAAAAAACTAGGGAGTTCCGATTTTTACAATTCATTCAAAAATAAAGAGAGTAAGCTGTTATCCATCAGCAAGAAACAGAGACGAGAGATGGGAACAAAGGCGTTCACGGGAGATTATGATATCATTAATCCGGCGGACGCCTTTTCTTTTTGATAAGAGTGGTATGTATGTAACCTTATTGTTCTCTGAAAGTGATCTCCCCGTCCTTTGGATCTTCCACGATTGCAAGAGATTCCAGATGCACACCCTTATCGCGGATGATCTTACCGCCGTCTTGGAAGCCTTTTTCAATGACGATTCCGCAGCCTACCAGGTTGGCTCCGGATCCATTGACAAGATCAATCAGTCCATTCAGGGCCTGTCCATTGGCCAGGAAATCATCAATGATCAAAATATTGTCATCCGGGGACAAGAACTTCTTTTCAACAAAAATATCAAATTCCATGCCCTTTGTATAAGAAATTACCTTAGAGGTCAGCAGATCTCCATCCAGGTTTTTTGACATAGATTTTTTGGCAAATACCACCGGGATATTGTCAAAATACTGTGCGGCGATGGTGGCGATGCCGATGCCGGAAGCCTCGATGGTTAAAATCCGTGTGATATTTTTAGGAAATAATCTCCTGAACTCTTTTCCAATTTCCTGCAGCAGCCCGATGTCCATCTGGTGGTTTAAGAAACTGTCAACCTTGAGGATTCCCCCAGCTTTTAACACGCCATCATTTAAGATGCGTTCCTCTAATAATTTCATAAATTTCTCCATTCCATTCGACTTTTTTATCATTCTAGCACCAAAAGCTGTCAAAATCAATGAGATCAGGGAAGAATTGAGTTGTAAAAAAAACATGTCTACCTTATAATATATAAGAATATAGGTTATTTTATAAATTCATATAGAAATATTAGGAGGAACGCCCGTGAACCACGAGAAATTTCTTGTCCTTGATTTCGGGGGACAGTATAATCAGTTAATTGCAAGGAGAGTCAGGGAATGCAGCGTATACTGCGAGATCAAACCTTACACAGCCTCTCTTGAAGAAATAAAAGAATATAATCCAAAAGGAATCATTTTTACCGGAGGACCAAACAGTGTTTACGGAGAAGATTCCGCTACCTATGAAAAAGCGATTTTTGAGCTGGGTATCCCGATCCTTGGTATCTGCTACGGCTCCCAGCTGATGGCTCACGTGCTGGGAGGAAAAGTTGAGACAGCGCCGGTCAGCGAATACGGCCACACAGAGGTAGATTT
Coding sequences within:
- a CDS encoding TspO/MBR family protein, translated to MKQLTKKQLLKLCIVFPILVSLLSRLLTPRMDEVFRQLNKPPFVPAPWIFSVVWLILDILLGLSLYTLLVSDITEQEKKQGLKLFLAVSFFLFFWPIIFFEYGLVFFSFVWILALNLLNALMFYVYRKYSKKAAFLLIPYLVWCMFAALLNLGFLIVN
- the yaaA gene encoding peroxide stress protein YaaA → MIAIISPAKNMKVRKEKRRNLTDPVFFEKTKQIYEELKKLKPWEIESLMKVNEKIALQAFLDIQDFKTGDGSAALMTYDGLVFQNVGAGDFTGWDMKYAQKHVRVLSGMYGVLRPTDAIHPYRLEMGCKVKVEGKNLYQFWGDEIYKELYRKQDVILNLASEEYAKTVRKHLEGPDHFVDVEFLTMRGGKLRTIVAWAKMARGQMVRHIVKNRIDRPEDIKDFDWDGYEYEPSLSSESKYVFIRRDLKC
- a CDS encoding xanthine phosphoribosyltransferase is translated as MKLLEERILNDGVLKAGGILKVDSFLNHQMDIGLLQEIGKEFRRLFPKNITRILTIEASGIGIATIAAQYFDNIPVVFAKKSMSKNLDGDLLTSKVISYTKGMEFDIFVEKKFLSPDDNILIIDDFLANGQALNGLIDLVNGSGANLVGCGIVIEKGFQDGGKIIRDKGVHLESLAIVEDPKDGEITFREQ